Part of the Pirellulales bacterium genome is shown below.
CTTTGTCGGTTCCGCTACCGCGCCTTCCAGCATCTTGGACCGGGCGCCGGAGAGCTGGTCCTGGACTCCTTGCTTGCAATCGCCAAAGAGGGTCTGCCGCCGTCGCCGCCCATTGGGCGCGTAGCCGACGCTATAGGTCGCGCACCAACGTCCGTCAGCGCGCTGGTAGATGGATCCTTCGCCATTGCCGCGGCGTTTGCGCATTTATCCATTCCGTCGTATATTCTTAATCCACGTTGAAACGGTTTTTGAATCTGAGCCAACCGCCTTGACGATCTGAGGAACGGACCGCCCCTGGCGATGAAGAGTGACTGCTTGCTTTTTGCGTTGATAACAGTGCTTTACGCGGCAGTTGGTCGAGCAATGGATACGGTCGCTTCGGCTAACGCTCGGAGTTACTTCAAATGGTTTGTTGCAATGTGCACAGTCGTGATAGCGCTTGTCTTCTTGCAGCGCCTCGACCAATTGCACTTTCATGGCGTCCAGAAGACAGTGACAAACTGTTTGCACCACAGCGCGCCCATCAATCTGCGTAACAGTCAAAGTCACGGGCATTTCGCGCACGAGTCGATCAACAAAGCCAGATTGAAGCTTGCGCTCTGATGCGCTGCTCAGTCGCTTAGAGCAATCGCCGATTTGGTCTAGAAAGTGAACAGCTCGGCGCATCTTCTTGATTTCGTAACGCCAACGCTTGAGTGCGAGTCCGTACCCCTTCAGAATTTGACGATGACTCGCGATGTCTCCGTAACGATTCGCGAATTCGAGGATTCGACGTTCGGACGGACCCAGGTTTGCAAAAATCCGGAAGAGGGCTCGCTCTTTGAGGAATGGGTCGTACGCTTCGCCCATCGCACGCCACGGACGCTCTGCTCGGCGTGAAATTGGCACGAGTAGTCTTACGCTTGCCCGCGGAACCCCCTCGGTCTTTTGCTCGGCGAGAGTAATAAGATCTCGCCATCGGTAGCCGCCCGAATTGACCACAATCTGTGCGGAAAAGCGGTTCATACTCGCGCTCGTTCTTTACGAATGTCTTTACGGCTAATCTGTACATAAACGTTTTTATCGTCGCACATGAACTCTAAGATGTACCGAGTCGTCGCCCGGTGAGCAAGCGACGTTTTGTTGGAAAAGAAGGAAGACAGATGACGATCGCAGAGACGCAAAAACAATGGGCCTCCGACACCCGCGGACTTCAGTCAGTCCGCGTCGTCGCGGAGTTTCTGGCTATTAGTCGCTCGAAGGTCTATGCGCTGATGGAAAGTGGAGACCTTCCTTACGTCAAACTCGGCAAGTCCCGCCGCGTGCGATGGTCCGACGTCTTAACGCTCGTCGACAACAATACTGTCGCGCGATAGTTCCGATTTAGGTAATTTGAGCCGCGCCGCGTACAGCCGGGCACGCAAACCCGCCGGGTATCTCACCGATCGCCGTGAGCTGCGTTGCAACGTGTTTGCTGTCATCAGTGCCAACCACATTGTTGAGGAATATCATGACGAACGTCGTTGAATGCAAAGCCATACCCCTGGATAGGATCGAGATCGATCCCGCAGTGCAGCCCCGCGAACACTTCGATCCCAAAGTCGTTGAGGAATACGCCGAGAAAATGAGCCATGGCTCAAAATTTCCGGACCCCACTGTTTTTGAGTCCGACGGCCATTGGCTTCTTGCCGATGGCCACTATCGTCTTGAAGCGATGCGTCGTCTGAATCCTCCCCCAGAAATCGTCGATTGCAGTGTGAGGGAGGGGGGCAAGCGGGCCGCAACGCTATGGGCAGCGAGCGCAAATACCGATCACGGTGTCCGACGCACTAACGCCGACAAGCGCCGTGCCGTGCTGCAACTCCTCAATGACGAGGAATGGTCCAGCTGGTCAGACCGGGAGATCGCTGATCACTGCGGCGTAAGCCATACGTTCGTATCTCTGTTTCGAAATGAACTGTCAACCGTTGACAGTTCAAAACAATCTGTCAAGCGAAAAGGGAAAGACGGCAAGGTCCGCAAATCGCCCACGAAAAAGCTGAAGCGCAAGCAACAGGAGAAAGCAACGCAGGCCGTGGCGACAACTCCTACTGGGGAGTCCTGTCCGACTGGAGTCGACCACGAGCGAAGTGAGCATGGCGACTGCCGCGAGTGCCTGGACCCGGAAATCGCAGCAGCGACCGAGACGACGCGGACACGAGGCGAACTGGCGAGGGAGCTGCAGGCAGCCATCACGCCATTGATCGCGCATTGGCCGTCTCGCGCCGATTGTGCTCGGGTGCTGCGAGACATCGCAGACAATATTGAGACGGCAAGTATCGAACGGGACGAGGTGTTGGTATGAGCAGCGAACTGGCGATGTCCAAAGTCGCGCGGGTTATTGGGCCGCATTGCGGATCGTCGGTTTCGCAGCCGACCGGCCCATTGAGGAGTCATGGTTGCTCCAGGCGTGTTGCTTGGCCGGGTTTCGTGTCGCGGCGAGTTGTCCCGGATAACGAAAAGATGCCGCGTTAGAAATGAGCCGGGTTACAACCTCCCCGGTCAACGGAGCGGAGCAGTCAAAGGACGTTTCCACGCGAATGTGGTTTTCCCAGGCAACGGGTGCGTAGTTGATCGCACAGACCGCCAAACGTCCTGGTCCACAATGTCAGAAGCCAAAAAAAACGTCCGACAGTAGCCGGCCGCCTTGTCGAGGGAGCGGCCCCGCCGAGTGAATCAAATAGGCGCAGCCACGAATTGTGACCATCCGCCAGCCCGCGTCAACCACATAGCTGACGAAGGGATTGGCGGCGAAGCGCGCGGGCGGCCATTCAAAGACATTAGGGTGCAATCATGAAAGTCGAATTGTGGAATTTGTCTGATATCAGGCCCTATCCGGGCAATCCTCGTATCAACCATGACGCCGTCGCCGCGGTAGCCGCCAGTATCCGCGAGTTCGGCTTTCGGCAACCAATCGTTGTCGACATCGAAGGCGTCATCATCTGCGGTCATACGCGGTGGAAGGCAGCATTGAAGCTTGGCCTCAAAAACGTGCCGATCCACATCGCCAACGATTTATCGCCCGAACAGGTCAAAGCGTACCGCATTGCGGACAATCAGACTGCGAGTCTGGCGGAATGGGATAACGAGTTGCTTTCCCTCGAGTTGCTCGAATTGCAGTCGTTAAATTTTGATCTCGAGTCATTGGGTTTCGATCAGGACGAGCTGGTGGAACTGCTCAATCCTGATCTGAAGGAAGGCCTTTGCGACCCTGATGACGTGCCAGCACTACCAGACGAGGCGACAACTCAGTCAGGCGACCTATGGATTCTCGGCAACCACCGATTGCTATGTGCCGATTCAAGCAACCTCGAAGACGTTGACCGCCTACTTGACGGCGCAACGATTCATCTGGTAAACGCCGATCCGCCGTACAACGTCAAGGTCGAGCCCCGTAGCAACAATGCGATCGCCGCGGGCCTTTCATCGTTTGCCGGGCCGAAGCATCACCAGTCGATGGACGTCGCCCGCCACCCCACGAAGTCCAAACCCACAGGTAGAAAACTCCGCGCCAAGGATCGGCCACTTGCTAATGATTTCGTGACTGATGAAGCCTTCAATGGCTTGTTGGCAGCCTGGTTCGGCAACATGGCCCGCGTTCTCGCACCCGGCCGCGGTTTTTATATCTGGGGCGGCTACGCAAACTGTGCGAACTACCCCCCAGTGCTGAAGGCGACGGGACTGTACTTCTCGCAAGCTCTCATTTGGGTGAAGGAACACCCCGTGCTTACGCGAAAGGATTTCATGGGGAATCACGAGTGGTGTTTTTATGGCTGGCGAGAAGGAGCTGCTCACCAGTGGCTCGGGCCCACGAACGCGACCGACGTGTGGAGCATTAAGAAGGTGAACCCACAGTCCATGATCCATCTGACTGAAAAGCCGGTTGAGCTCGCTGTGCGAGCGATGAAGTACTCCTCGCGCACCGGCGAGAACGTGCTGGACCTGTTCGGCGGCTCTGGGTCGACGTTGATCGCGGCGGAACAGACCGGTCGACATGCCTACTTGATGGAGCTCGACGCTCTTTATTGCGACGTGATTGTTCAGCGTTGGGAGAAGTTCACGGGGCAGAAGGCGGAACGCGTATCCCCAGCACTGCCATCAGATTGAGAAACTCGTCGATAGACCGCGCGCCCGGATTCTGAGTTCCGGGGATCTTGCCGCCAAAAACACTTCTGAGGTTATCGTCTTCAACAACGGGCGCGTCCCAGCCGAGCTTCGGATGGATGACGTGGTCGCAAATCAAAAATGTGCCGAGTTCATTTTCGGATCGTTTTCGATATCCATTATCCCAGCGTCTCAAAAGTCGTTCATCGTCGAAGCGGCCGCTATCTTTATGAATTCGATGACTTTGACTGAGTGGCTTTGGGGGATTTCCGTCGACCATACAGTTGCTTGGTAACGTCAGATTTCTACTGCGGTACCACGAAGCCGCGTCGTCGTGCGAAGAGAACACTCCGCGCACTTGCAATACCGCTGTAAAGCGGCGATGCACATGATCATAACCCCAATATCTGCGCTTCACGGTCATGTATCCCACCAGATCGCCAGGGAGGAGACGAGGTGCAAACCGGGCCGCTCGGCAAAGGCACGAGATGGATGGCGAAGTGTGTTCAAGGTCAGGTTCTCGACGAATCGATCCATCGATGAACGGCTGAAGATGGTGCGCCTCGCAGGCCTCGCGCCCTGCGCGCGATGCAACGAGCGGAGTGTATGTGACGAGGTAGAAATGGGCGGTCATGTCGAGAGTATAGATGTGGTCAGCAACGGGGCAAATAAACGTCGGCATCTAAACTCGCCATTCGCGTCCTGTCGCCGCAGCAACCGACACCCACCCATGGGGGCCGCGGACGAGAAAACGCCCACGCATGGGGCCACGTGGACGTTTGGGCGCGAAACGGGCGAAAAGCTATCCCGCGATCACGAATTTGCCGCGTTCGGCCTTTGCAAAGCGAGCGTCTTTCGCCTTCTGGCTGATCTCGCGCAGGATCGCGCTATAAAGGGTGGCGTGCGGTGTTTTGCCGCCTGGGGTGCTCCAGTATCCCTTGGCAGCCATGGCGTGAATCATTTGCTGCGTGGTCATCGGCCGACCTTCCTCGGCTAAAATGAGTGCTGCTGCAGCCAATGCGCTCAGCTTTTTGGGCTTCTCAGTTTCAGCGTTCCTCTTGGATTTAACCTCGACAACCGCCGGATCTGCAGATTGCTGCTTCATGTCGACCGTGACCTTTGGGGAGGTTGTGGCACGAGTGCGTTTCGTCGCAGACATAGTTGATCTCCAATGCGGGATGTTCTGCATCGCAGGCGGTCGATCAGTCGACAATACGCCCACATATGCAATCAACACACAGGAGCCATTCAATGCCGAGCACATCAAGGGGGTGCCGGCGGCTACGTCCCGAAAGAGTCCGACAAATCCTGTGAGATTCTCCTTAGCAGTTCCATTGCGGAGCGAATGCACTTGGCCCTCTCGGCGCTCCCTGCCTTCGATCATCCGACTGCACGTCACAATTTTCGCCGCCATCCACCGGAACGGCGTGGCACTCGTCGGAACGAGCATGCAGTGATAAAAATGGCAATATTCTAAGAGAGCCAATAATGCCGCCCGACCGCAGCAAGAAATTAGCGATTCAGAAGCGGCGCCACGCCGTAGCGGATTTGTATTTGAAAGGCTGGAGCCAGACTGCCATCGCCGAGCAACTAGGAATTTGTCAGACGACGGTCTGCGTCGATCTCAAAAAGATCCGTCAACAATGGCGGGAGTCCGCCGTCCGCGATTTCGATGAAGCTCGACAGGTCGAATTGCTGAAACTGGATCGAATCGAGCGCGAGGCTTGGGCTGGTTGGGAGCGGTCGCAAAAGCCGACACAGGCGGCAGTCATCTCTAGCGAGATAGGTCGGGAGCGGACGCGCAAGAGTTCGAAGAACCAAGTCGGCGACCCCAAGTTCTTGGAACAAGTACTCCGATGCATTCTCAACCGTCGGGCGATGCTGGGGCTCGACGCCCCAACCAGAATCGCGCCTGTGATGTCAGAACCCGTCCGCATGACACCGGAGCAACGGCAGCAACATATCGACGCAATTATCGAAGAGCGGAAGAGGATGTTGGTTCGTACTCCAGACCACAACAACGGCCAAGCTCTTCTCGTCAAGCCTAGCGCTCATTCATCCGAAAACTCTCCTTAGCGCAAAGTCGGACCCACTAAGGGCGAAGTGGGTCCGAACTCGCTTGCCTTCTTCGGACGCCAGAGGTACTGACTGTCCAGGCGTCCGAGAAAGTCGGACG
Proteins encoded:
- a CDS encoding helix-turn-helix domain-containing protein, yielding MTIAETQKQWASDTRGLQSVRVVAEFLAISRSKVYALMESGDLPYVKLGKSRRVRWSDVLTLVDNNTVAR
- a CDS encoding DNA modification methylase, with translation MKVELWNLSDIRPYPGNPRINHDAVAAVAASIREFGFRQPIVVDIEGVIICGHTRWKAALKLGLKNVPIHIANDLSPEQVKAYRIADNQTASLAEWDNELLSLELLELQSLNFDLESLGFDQDELVELLNPDLKEGLCDPDDVPALPDEATTQSGDLWILGNHRLLCADSSNLEDVDRLLDGATIHLVNADPPYNVKVEPRSNNAIAAGLSSFAGPKHHQSMDVARHPTKSKPTGRKLRAKDRPLANDFVTDEAFNGLLAAWFGNMARVLAPGRGFYIWGGYANCANYPPVLKATGLYFSQALIWVKEHPVLTRKDFMGNHEWCFYGWREGAAHQWLGPTNATDVWSIKKVNPQSMIHLTEKPVELAVRAMKYSSRTGENVLDLFGGSGSTLIAAEQTGRHAYLMELDALYCDVIVQRWEKFTGQKAERVSPALPSD
- a CDS encoding HTH domain-containing protein → MKQQSADPAVVEVKSKRNAETEKPKKLSALAAAALILAEEGRPMTTQQMIHAMAAKGYWSTPGGKTPHATLYSAILREISQKAKDARFAKAERGKFVIAG
- a CDS encoding helix-turn-helix domain-containing protein, producing MPPDRSKKLAIQKRRHAVADLYLKGWSQTAIAEQLGICQTTVCVDLKKIRQQWRESAVRDFDEARQVELLKLDRIEREAWAGWERSQKPTQAAVISSEIGRERTRKSSKNQVGDPKFLEQVLRCILNRRAMLGLDAPTRIAPVMSEPVRMTPEQRQQHIDAIIEERKRMLVRTPDHNNGQALLVKPSAHSSENSP